A segment of the Bacteriovorax sp. PP10 genome:
CCAGCGATAACCAATCACAGCATCAGCGCAATCAGTGGGGATATTATATCTTATATAGAAATCATCGGTTATTTCTGACTTCAACCAATCAGCATATTTTTTTTCCCATTCATCATTCCATGAACTTGTCGCAGTCCAGAGCTCTTTATTTTTTTTCGTATCTACTAACGTATCAACCGGCCATGATTCAAGTTTTTTGACTGAAGTGAAATCAGAATAATTTTTTTGAATATACTCTCTTGCTTCTTCAACGTTTTTAAATGGATAAGCAGAAATTTTATCCTGGTAATCGCCAAAGTCCTGGCGATAAAATTTAACCTGAATACTGTCGTCATCGTCATCAATGGTTACAAAATGGCGGGAGTGAGAATTACTTTTCACCCAGGTTTCATGTGCTGAAACATTGTGAATAAAGAGGAAAAATATGAAGCAGACTAAAAAAGTAGGGACAAATTTATTCATTAAGCACCTCTATGGTTAACGTTTGTTAATCAACAACTTGAATGTTGAAACTAACGTTCACTTTGCAAGAGCAAAACCGTTTTAAAATGAAGAAATACTTAATTACTTTTTTCTTCCGACGCCAAAGTAAGCAGTGGTTGCAAGCTTCATCGTATTACTTGAATAAGTTGAGTTTAAATGTTGAATAATTTTTTCGTTAATCGAATTCCACTCTTCAGGAGAGTGTTTGATTTTTAATAAAGCAATCGGTGCTCCACCTTCAGACATTAATTTCCAAAACATATTAGGAGTAATTTCTGGAAGATCCATTGTGACTTCGTGAATAATCACTGATTGAAAACCAGCAGCTTCCATTTCAATTTTAAAGAGCTCGGGATTTTCTAATGTACCTGAATTAGCACGAGGTGAAGGAGCATCAGGGAGAGCGGCCTTAACGGCAGCACTTGTTGCTTGCATGAGCGTCGATTTTTCAAGGGGGGCCCAGCTTGAAACAATGGCAAGGCCATTTGGTTTTAAAACACGATAAAGTTCTTTGAAGCCTTTTATACGATCAGGGAAAAACATTAGTCCAAAAAGAGAGAAGGCGTCGTTAAAGGTATTGTCTTTGAAAGGAAGATTCTGTCCGTCGCCATAAGTGATCTCAACATTTTGAATTTCTCTTTTATTCAGTCTTGCTCGCAAGTCAGAAAGCATGTCCGTTGAAAAATCCAATGCGTGAACATTGTTAACCAGGTTGGCCATCATACAAGTCAGGATACCTGTTCCGCAGGCCACATCAAGAACACTGGAAGATTTATCAGCAGGCAAAATTTCTAATGCCTTCTTTGCAAAAGGGGTCATTACCCAATCGGCCATCTCTCCGTAATTTTCTGCGACTAAATTCCATGGTTCTGAATTTGATAAAGGATTATTTGATGTAGACATAAAAACCTCAAGGTTATTAATAACTATGAGCTTCTGAAGAGAATTCATCAAGTAAAAAGTTTTAGATTAATTCCCTAGGAGAAATTAATAAGCTTATATAAAATATGCTGATGAAATTCTTAAAATATACTCTTTTTGCATTGCCAGTTCTTTTTTGTGGGCTTGCTATTTTTCTGGTGCACAAAGAATTGATGACCATTTCTTTTCATTCCTTACATAGTGAAATTGCCGATTGGTCTAGTTATAAAATTGAAATTGCTCTGCTTCTTACATTTGTAAACTTTGTTGTGCTAAGCGGATATGACTGGATAGGGTTAAAGACAATTAAGGCACAACTTGGTTGGTTGAAAACTTTTAAGATTTCTTTCTTTGCTTACTCACTAAGCAATCTGGTCGGTCATTCACTCATCTCAGGTGCTTCGTTACGTTTAAGATACTATTCGCGAGAAGGATTAGAATTAAGACAGATTAGTCATATCTCTTTGCAAAATACGATTTCATTCTGGTTGGGGTTTTTGACTCTTGGTGGAGTTGGATTAATTATTTATCCAAATGATGCGAGTGCAATAGGGCTTAGTATTCAGTTGATAGATGTCATTGGATTCTTATTACTCATCCCGGTCATTTGTTATATGGGGGCCAGTTGGTTTTATGCAGAAAAAGAATTTACATTTGGTAAGCATATTGCCATTTCAATTCCTACAACCAAAGAAGCTTTGGGATTTCTGTCGCTGTCTGTGCTTGATCTGACTTTATGTTCACTGGTGATGTATTTTTTGTTACCACCCGATGCCAATATTCAGTTTACTCATTTCCTTGTTTTATTTGTGACTGCTCAGCTGGCCGGGTTAATTAGTCAGGTGCCAGGTGGATTAGGGGTTTTTGATAGTGTGCTCCTTAAGTTATTAGTTCCATTTGCTCCTGCTCATGAACTGTTAACATCATTTGTCCTATTTAGAATCATATACTATTTCATTCCATTTTTTTTAACTCTGGCCGGAGTGGCAACAGATGAAATGATTTTAAAAAGAGAGCATACGAAAAAAGCGACAGCTATTATCAGGACGATGCTTTCTCCCATCATTGCTCAACTTTTAGCAATTGCGACATTCATCAGCGGAATTGTTTTACTTTTTTCGAGCGTATTCCCGGCCATTGCTTCAAGAACACATAATCTTCATAAGGTTGTTCCTTTATTTGTTATGGAACTCTCACATTGGGCTTCATCAATCACAGGGTTATTCTTATTATTTCTTTCTTTTAAGTTGTGGGGAAAAAATAAAAAAGCCCTGCATATGGTGCAGATTCTCTTAATCGTTGGAATCATCACTTCTTTATTGAAGGGCTTTGATTATGAGGAGGCCATTCTTCTAAGTGTGATTCTTGCTTTCTCATTATTTACTAAAGATGCCTTTTATAGAACATCACCACCACGTTTTATTGATAATACAAACTTCCAAATAATCATCATCCTTGGAATTCTATTACTGAGTATGTATGCCGGTCTGTTTGCCTATCAGGAAATTCCTTATTCAGATGCACTTTGGTTTAAGTTCCACTCGCGTGGTAATGCTGAACGATTTCTGCGCTCGACATTAACCTTATTTACGATTTTTATTTTTATTGCTGTTCGCACTTATTTAAAATCAGATAAGCATGTTGATGAGCCACTGATGACTCCAGAAGAAGAAGGAGTTATTGAAGAAATTCTAAAAAATGTAACCGAGACAGATGCTCAATTAGTATGGACTAAAGATAAGCACATCATGATTTCTGAAGATAAGAAGGCCTTTATCATGTACGGCATTCAATCTGATTCATGGGTTGTTTTAGGTGATGCATACGGCGAGCCAGCTTCCAGAAAAAAATTAATGCATGATTTTATCGTCAAGGCAGACCTTCAAGGGGCCAAGCCTGTTTTTTATCAATTAAGTGAAAGATCCCTCGGGCAGGCGCTAGAAGAAGGACTACAAATTTTCAAATTAGGCGAAGAAGCACACATCGACTTAACGACATTTTCTCTGGAAGGCAGTTCAAGAAAAAGTCTTCGCAATAATGAAAAGCGTGGAGAAAAAGAAGGGCTAAGTTTTAGAATCGTTCCGAAGAGTGAAGTGCCTGCGATCATGAATCGTTTAAAAGAAATTTCTGATATCTGGATGAAAGACAAAAATGCGAAAGAAAAAGGATTCTCTCTAGGTTTTTTTAGAGAGGATTATATCAAGCATTTTCCATGTGCCATTATAGAAAAAGATGGAAAGATTATGGCCTTTGCTAATTTATGGTTAGGAGCAGGCAATGAAATTAGTATCGATCTAATGAGATACGACACAGCTTCACCTCATGGGATTATGGATTATCTTTTTGTGAAAATTCTTCTGTGGGGCCAAAGTGAAAACTTTAAAAGCTTCAACTTTGGAATGGCGCCATTGTCCGGGCTTCGCTCAAATCCATGGGCCCCATTATGGTACAAACTAGGCTCTTTCATTTATAGACATGGAGAACATTTTTATAACTTCCAGGGTCTTCACGATTATAAGGCCAAGTATGATCCACAATGGAAGATGAGATTTATTGCTTCTTATGGGGGATTATCATTCTTAAGAACACTAACAGATGTGACTTTCTTGATTGGCGGTGGCGCACTTGGAGTATTAGGATTAAAAAAGGATAAGTAATGAAAATGTTTTTACTATTAATTTGTCTCCTATTTTCTACTGTGACTTTTGCTAAAACAGAAACATTTAATGCCGGACGATTTGGTAAGGTCACAATCTATGGTGCTGAAAAAGATTCACCTTCGCAGTTCATACTTTTTCTCTCTGGTGATGGGGGATGGAACGCTGGTGTTGTCGATATGGCCAATAGTCTGGAAGCACCTGATACAGTGGTCGTTGGAATCAGCACTCCTGCTTACTTTAAAAATTTATTAAAGAGTAAAGAGAAGTGTCATTACGTTGCAGCTGATCTGGAATCTTTGAGTCATTTGATCCAAATGAAATTCAATTTCAAAGAATATGTTATCCCAACATTAGTTGGTTACTCATCTGGAGCAAGTTTAGTTTACGGTGTACTTGCCCAAGCGCCATCGAATACTTTTAAAGGAGCGATCTCTTTAGGTTTCTGCCCGGATATAGAGGCCGATAAACCTTTATGTAAAGGGAGTGGGTTGGAATCAACTGTTCTGAAAAAAAATAAAGACTTTCTCATGAAGCCTTATGAGAAACTAAAACAACCATGGGTTGTTCTTCATGGGAATATTGATCAGGTTTGTTCATTTGCTGAACAAAAAAAATTCACTGAAGGATTACCTAATACGACTTTTGTAGAACTCAATAAAGTAGGACATGGCTTTAGCGTTCAAAAAAATTGGATGCCTCAATTTAAAGAGGCCTTTACTAAAATTATTGATCTTGATCGCCCCAAAGCAAAAAATCCAGCTATTCAGGATTTGCCAGTTGAAGAAATGGAAGTGGAAGGAAAATCAAATAGTACTTTGGTGGTTATTCTTTCTGGAGATGGAGGATGGGCAAGTCTTGATAAAGATCTTGCAGGTGCCTTCAACGAACAAGGCTACAGTGTTGTTGGTTTAAATTCATTGAAATATTTTTGGAAACCTAAAACAGAAGATGATATTGGCCGAGACCTGAATCGCATCGGTGTTCATTACATGAAAGAATGGAAAAAAAGTAAAATCCTATGGGTTGGTTACTCTATGGGAGCAGATGCTCTTCCATTTGGACTTAATAGAGTTTCTGATGAAGTAAAAAAGCAAAGTTTGGCTTCGATCTATATTGGCCTATCAAGAAATGCAGAATTTGAATTTAACTTTTCAAACTGGTTAACGACTGGTGCATCCGAAGATGGCAAGCCTACCAAACCAGAAATTATAAAACTTTCCAGTAGTGCATCCTCTTTAAAAAATATTTGTATCTTTGGAACTGAAGAAGATGATAGTGGGTGTGAAGTCTTAAAGGAAAACATCAAAGTTATTGAACTTCCAGGTGGCCACCATTTTGGTGGAGACTATGATAAAATCGCCGCACTTATTTTAAAGAGCATCTAGATAGTTTAGTATTATTAATCACTTATTGTGTGATTTGACGATATTTCCTATTGCGGATAATATATATCCACAATAGGAGGTGCATAATGAAAGCACGCATGAATTATTACCCACAATTTACTGAAGCCTTTTCTAAACTAAACGACGTCGAAGGAATGCTTCAAAACTCAACTCTGGATAAGCACCTGATCCATTTAGTGAAAATTCGCGCTTCACAAATCAATAACTGTCATTTCTGTATTGATCTGCATGTGAAACAAGCAAGAAAAGATGAAGAAAGAGAAATGAGACTTCACCATTTATCTACATGGCATGAATCAACTCTTTTTACTGATAAAGAAAAAGCAGCATTGAATTGGACTGAGGTTCTTACTAAACTTAGTTCGAATGATGTGAGTGATGAACTTTATCTGGCGACAAGACAACATTTTAACGAAAAAGAGATTACAGAATTAACAATGTCCGTAGCGCTAATTAATATGTGGAATCGTTTCGGTGTGAGTTTCAAATCAGTAGCAGGATCAATGGATAAAGCTCTTGGTGTGGAGAATGTTAAACTATGATTCTTGGTAATCAAGTTGAATGGGCACTTCACTGTATGACAGTGCTTGGAAGGATGCCGGAAGGAGTGCAGGTTTCTGCAAAACTTCTGGCAGAGTTTCATGGTGTTCCCAAAGAGTATTTATCAAAGGCCATGCAAGCTCTTGCGGCCGCAGGTCTGGTCAATACCACGCCAGGTCCTAAAGGTGGTTATAGTTTATCTCGAGCCCCTTCAAAAATTACGATGCTTGATATTGTTGAAGCTGTAGAAGGCAAAAAAGTGACTTTTAATTGCCAGGAAATCAGAGGCAATATCCCATGCAAAGGTAAACCTGCAAAACCAACTTCTGTTTGTACAATCGCCAGTGTGATGTATAAGGCCGACAATGCATGGAGAGATGTTTTAAGAAA
Coding sequences within it:
- the mprF gene encoding bifunctional lysylphosphatidylglycerol flippase/synthetase MprF; its protein translation is MKFLKYTLFALPVLFCGLAIFLVHKELMTISFHSLHSEIADWSSYKIEIALLLTFVNFVVLSGYDWIGLKTIKAQLGWLKTFKISFFAYSLSNLVGHSLISGASLRLRYYSREGLELRQISHISLQNTISFWLGFLTLGGVGLIIYPNDASAIGLSIQLIDVIGFLLLIPVICYMGASWFYAEKEFTFGKHIAISIPTTKEALGFLSLSVLDLTLCSLVMYFLLPPDANIQFTHFLVLFVTAQLAGLISQVPGGLGVFDSVLLKLLVPFAPAHELLTSFVLFRIIYYFIPFFLTLAGVATDEMILKREHTKKATAIIRTMLSPIIAQLLAIATFISGIVLLFSSVFPAIASRTHNLHKVVPLFVMELSHWASSITGLFLLFLSFKLWGKNKKALHMVQILLIVGIITSLLKGFDYEEAILLSVILAFSLFTKDAFYRTSPPRFIDNTNFQIIIILGILLLSMYAGLFAYQEIPYSDALWFKFHSRGNAERFLRSTLTLFTIFIFIAVRTYLKSDKHVDEPLMTPEEEGVIEEILKNVTETDAQLVWTKDKHIMISEDKKAFIMYGIQSDSWVVLGDAYGEPASRKKLMHDFIVKADLQGAKPVFYQLSERSLGQALEEGLQIFKLGEEAHIDLTTFSLEGSSRKSLRNNEKRGEKEGLSFRIVPKSEVPAIMNRLKEISDIWMKDKNAKEKGFSLGFFREDYIKHFPCAIIEKDGKIMAFANLWLGAGNEISIDLMRYDTASPHGIMDYLFVKILLWGQSENFKSFNFGMAPLSGLRSNPWAPLWYKLGSFIYRHGEHFYNFQGLHDYKAKYDPQWKMRFIASYGGLSFLRTLTDVTFLIGGGALGVLGLKKDK
- a CDS encoding class I SAM-dependent methyltransferase, with amino-acid sequence MSTSNNPLSNSEPWNLVAENYGEMADWVMTPFAKKALEILPADKSSSVLDVACGTGILTCMMANLVNNVHALDFSTDMLSDLRARLNKREIQNVEITYGDGQNLPFKDNTFNDAFSLFGLMFFPDRIKGFKELYRVLKPNGLAIVSSWAPLEKSTLMQATSAAVKAALPDAPSPRANSGTLENPELFKIEMEAAGFQSVIIHEVTMDLPEITPNMFWKLMSEGGAPIALLKIKHSPEEWNSINEKIIQHLNSTYSSNTMKLATTAYFGVGRKK
- a CDS encoding carboxymuconolactone decarboxylase family protein — protein: MKARMNYYPQFTEAFSKLNDVEGMLQNSTLDKHLIHLVKIRASQINNCHFCIDLHVKQARKDEEREMRLHHLSTWHESTLFTDKEKAALNWTEVLTKLSSNDVSDELYLATRQHFNEKEITELTMSVALINMWNRFGVSFKSVAGSMDKALGVENVKL
- a CDS encoding AcvB/VirJ family lysyl-phosphatidylglycerol hydrolase translates to MKMFLLLICLLFSTVTFAKTETFNAGRFGKVTIYGAEKDSPSQFILFLSGDGGWNAGVVDMANSLEAPDTVVVGISTPAYFKNLLKSKEKCHYVAADLESLSHLIQMKFNFKEYVIPTLVGYSSGASLVYGVLAQAPSNTFKGAISLGFCPDIEADKPLCKGSGLESTVLKKNKDFLMKPYEKLKQPWVVLHGNIDQVCSFAEQKKFTEGLPNTTFVELNKVGHGFSVQKNWMPQFKEAFTKIIDLDRPKAKNPAIQDLPVEEMEVEGKSNSTLVVILSGDGGWASLDKDLAGAFNEQGYSVVGLNSLKYFWKPKTEDDIGRDLNRIGVHYMKEWKKSKILWVGYSMGADALPFGLNRVSDEVKKQSLASIYIGLSRNAEFEFNFSNWLTTGASEDGKPTKPEIIKLSSSASSLKNICIFGTEEDDSGCEVLKENIKVIELPGGHHFGGDYDKIAALILKSI
- a CDS encoding RrF2 family transcriptional regulator, with the translated sequence MILGNQVEWALHCMTVLGRMPEGVQVSAKLLAEFHGVPKEYLSKAMQALAAAGLVNTTPGPKGGYSLSRAPSKITMLDIVEAVEGKKVTFNCQEIRGNIPCKGKPAKPTSVCTIASVMYKADNAWRDVLRKQKLSDMISSVIEVVPEDALEYSNNWLFEKN